The following proteins are co-located in the Rattus norvegicus strain BN/NHsdMcwi chromosome X, GRCr8, whole genome shotgun sequence genome:
- the Gpr174 gene encoding probable G-protein coupled receptor 174 isoform X1, with translation MTDNFTCNKTDGDNTDFRYFIYAVTYTVILVPGLIGNILALWVFYGYMKETKRAVVFMINLAIADLLQILSLPLRIFYYLNHDWPFGPGLCMFCFYLKYVNMYASIYFLVCISVRRFWFLMYPFRFNDCKQKYDLYISIVGWLIICLACLLFPLLRTNDDTPGNRTKCFVDLPIRNVNLAQSVAMITIGEVVGFITPLMIVLYCTWKTALSLQNKYPISQHLGEKKKALRMILTCAAVFLICFAPYHFSFPLDFLVKSNEIKSCLARRVILIFHSVALCLASLNSCLDPVIYYFTTNEFRRRLSRQELPDSIQLQTKSYKIVNNHGASPTAAELC, from the coding sequence ATGACTGATAATTTTACATGTAACAAGACAGATGGAGACAATACAGATTTCCGGTACTTCATTTATGCAGTGACATACACTGTGATTCTTGTGCCAGGTCTCATAGGGAATATATTAGCTTTGTGGGTATTTTATGGCTATATGAAAGAAACCAAAAGGGCTGTGGTGTTTATGATAAACCTAGCCATTGCTGACTTATTACAGATTCTCTCTTTGCCACTGAGAATCTTTTACTACTTGAACCACGACTGGCCATTTGGTCCTGGTCTCTGCATGTTTTGTTTCTACCTGAAATATGTTAACATGTATGCCAGCATCTACTTCTTGGTCTGTATCAGTGTGCGAAGGTTTTGGTTTCTTATGTACCCCTTTCGTTTCAATGACTGCAAGCAGAAATATGACTTGTATATCAGCATTGTTGGCTGGCTGATCATCTGCCTTGCCTGCCTACTCTTTCCTCTCCTCAGAACCAATGATGATACCCCAGGTAACAGAACCAAATGCTTTGTGGATCTTCCTATCAGGAATGTCAATCTGGCCCAATCTGTTGCCATGATAACTATTGGAGAGGTGGTTGGGTTTATTACTCCTCTTATGATTGTTCTATACTGTACCTGGAAGACAGCTTTGTCATTACAAAATAAATATCCCATTTCTCAGCAtcttggagagaaaaagaaagccctGAGGATGATTCTGACCTGTGCAGCGGTGTTTCTAATTTGCTTTGCACCTTATCACTTCAGCTTTCCTTTAGATTTCCTAGTTAAGTCCAATGAAATCAAAAGCTGCTTAGCCAGAAGAGTGATTCTAATATTTCATTCTGTGGCCCTGTGTCTGGCAAGTCTAAACTCCTGCCTTGACCCAGTTATATATTATTTCACCACTAATGAGTTCAGAAGACGTCTTTCAAGACAAGAACTGCCTGATAGCATCCAACTCCAAACAAAATCATATAAAATTGTGAATAACCATGGCGCCTCTCCCACGGCAGCTGAACTGTGCTAA